In Eucalyptus grandis isolate ANBG69807.140 chromosome 4, ASM1654582v1, whole genome shotgun sequence, the following proteins share a genomic window:
- the LOC104441860 gene encoding UDP-glucuronate 4-epimerase 3, with the protein MSQPKAISHFDLAPSTPGKLKPDRLSAYIHRLRFQAPLFKLTIGSALFLGLVVFLVVSCSPSAPPPPSPRRILGDSRGGSYWERRVRSSARARARAGHVVLVTGASGFVGTHVCLHLKRRGDGVVGLDNFNDYYDVELKRARQTLLGRAGVFVVEGDINDRELMEKLFDMVAFTHVMHLAAQAGVRYAMKNPASYVHSNIAGFVNLFEVCKSANPQPAVVWASSSSVYGLNSKVPFSEKDRTDQPASLYAATKKAGEEIAHTYNHIYGLSITGLRFFTVYGPWGRPDMAYYFFTQHILQRKQIEIFEGPQHSSVSRDFTYIDDVVEGCLAALDTAKKSTGSGGTKKGSAQFRVYNLGNTSPVPVTKLVSILEKLLKVKAKKKLLPMPRNGDVKFTHANISLAQRELGYKPTTDLETGLKKFVKWYLDYHSDLRKYSS; encoded by the coding sequence ATGTCCCAGCCGAAGGCCATCTCCCACTTCGACCTCGCGCCCTCCACGCCGGGGAAGCTGAAGCCCGACCGGCTCTCGGCCTACATTCACCGCCTCCGGTTCCAGGCCCCCCTCTTCAAGCTTACCATCGGGTCGGCCCTGTTTCTGGGCCTCGTTGTCTTCCTCGTCGTCTCCTGCTCCCCGTCGGCGCCGCCCCCGCCGTCGCCCCGGCGGATCCTCGGCGACTCTCGGGGCGGGTCATACTGGGAGAGGCGGGTCAGGTCGTCGGCGCGGGCGCGGGCGCGCGCCGGCCACGTCGTCCTGGTCACCGGCGCGTCCGGCTTCGTCGGGACCCACGTGTGTCTTCACCTCAAGCGCCGCGGCGATGGAGTGGTCGGGCTGGATAATTTCAATGATTACTATGATGTGGAGCTCAAGCGGGCACGGCAGACGTTGCTTGGTCGAGCCGGGGTCTTTGTAGTTGAAGGAGATATCAACGATAGAGAGCTTATGGAGAAGCTTTTTGATATGGTTGCGTTTACTCATGTAATGCATTTAGCTGCACAGGCCGGCGTGAGGTATGCTATGAAGAATCCTGCATCTTATGTGCATAGTAATATTGCAGGGTTTGTGAATTTGTTCGAAGTGTGCAAGTCGGCGAATCCACAGCCGGCGGTTGTGTGGGCATCATCGAGTTCGGTCTACGGCCTCAACTCGAAGGTGCCGTTCTCCGAGAAAGACAGGACTGATCAGCCTGCGAGTCTGTATGCCGCGACAAAGAAGGCGGGTGAGGAAATTGCTCATACTTATAATCACATTTATGGTCTCTCAATCACTGGTTTGCGGTTCTTCACGGTCTATGGACCATGGGGTCGGCCGGACATGGCTTATTACTTTTTTACTCAGCATATACTGCAAAGGAAGCAGATTGAGATCTTTGAAGGGCCTCAGCATAGTTCTGTATCTAGGGACTTTACTTACATTGATGATGTTGTTGAGGGTTGTTTGGCGGCTTTGGACACAGCAAAGAAGAGTACCGGGAGTGGAGGGACAAAGAAAGGTTCCGCACAGTTCCGGGTTTATAATTTGGGGAATACTTCGCCAGTGCCGGTGACAAAACTCGTGAGCATATTGGAGAAGCTTTTAAAGGTGAAggccaagaaaaagttgttgcCGATGCCCAGAAATGGGGATGTGAAGTTTACGCATGCGAATATTAGTTTGGCTCAGAGGGAACTCGGCTATAAGCCTACCACGGATTTGGAAACTGGACTGAAGAAGTTTGTGAAGTGGTACCTTGATTACCATTCGGATCTGAGGAAGTATTCCTCGTGA